A genomic region of Metopolophium dirhodum isolate CAU chromosome 1, ASM1992520v1, whole genome shotgun sequence contains the following coding sequences:
- the LOC132935398 gene encoding coiled-coil domain-containing protein 177-like, with protein sequence MSDQQGDDGGDKWRKTSPGLSGSDNPQCTPKQIKELTLDELRQDERLWTAYERGWCDFLQLYMNMQLMQSETSYMLPELARPGLLGPAGAADSGAAEQATAPSARDPESASSGGDPASAAPAVAADVTDSQDKANGEPDPVRSPGKVAEVKVDNGLSRRIDVRVLSSRIKRTYKYADVRLCEFQGLGPRAVVQDDDKDDPEVVAKQLSSIRIKITTPEATEFELDTFEEEADEDADDDDDEKPNADDE encoded by the coding sequence ATGTCCGACCAGCAGGGAGACGACGGCGGCGACAAGTGGAGAAAAACGTCGCCAGGGCTCTCTGGGTCGGATAATCCGCAGTGCACGCCCAAGCAGATCAAAGAATTGACTTTGGACGAATTGCGCCAGGACGAGAGACTGTGGACAGCGTACGAGAGAGGCTGGTGTGACTTCTTACAATTGTACATGAACATGCAACTGATGCAGTCGGAAACTTCCTACATGTTGCCCGAACTCGCGCGGCCTGGGCTTCTGGGCCCCGCGGGTGCTGCAGATTCCGGTGCAGCAGAGCAGGCCACTGCGCCGAGCGCACGCGATCCTGAGAGTGCATCTTCGGGAGGCGATCCGGCATCGGCTGCACCTGCAGTTGCAGCAGATGTGACGGACTCGCAGGACAAGGCTAACGGCGAACCGGACCCAGTGCGTTCGCCGGGCAAGGTAGCCGAGGTGAAAGTGGACAACGGTCTGTCCAGACGGATCGATGTTCGCGTTCTGTCGTCGCGCATAAAGCGCACTTACAAGTACGCCGACGTCCGCCTGTGCGAATTCCAAGGACTTGGCCCGCGTGCTGTGGTGCAGGATGACGACAAAGATGATCCGGAAGTGGTTGCTAAGCAGCTGTCATCGATCAGGATCAAGATCACGACACCGGAAGCGACTGAGTTCGAACTCGATACATTCGAGGAAGAAGCTGACGAGGAcgctgacgacgacgacgatgagaAGCCGAACGCCGACGACGAGTAG